Proteins found in one Mucilaginibacter gracilis genomic segment:
- a CDS encoding agmatine deiminase family protein: MDYPIAQGFHFPAEWEKQTAMWLSWPHKEESWPGKIDTIYKPYCEFIKIISTGQLVRINVANTQMEAFAKEQLTKVGVDLKQIQFFHFATNDAWCRDHGPAFLVNRETKKKAIVDWGYNAWGGKYPPFDLDDVIPTKIGNHFNLPVFNPGIVMEGGSVDFNGAGTLLTTTACLLNPNRNPHLNQEQIESYLHNYYGVEQILWLNDGIVGDDTDGHIDDITRFVNHDTVVTVVEENRADENYHLLQHNLQALKAMRLLNGKQLNIVELPMPKPVVYDEQRLPASYANFYIGNAAVVMPTFRDENDDRALQILGQCFPDRKVVGIDSTDIIWGLGSFHCLSQQEPEV, from the coding sequence ATGGATTATCCGATCGCTCAAGGCTTCCACTTTCCCGCCGAATGGGAAAAACAGACTGCAATGTGGCTTAGTTGGCCGCATAAAGAAGAATCGTGGCCGGGAAAGATCGACACTATATATAAACCCTATTGCGAGTTTATAAAAATTATATCAACAGGGCAATTGGTGCGCATTAACGTGGCCAATACACAAATGGAGGCTTTTGCTAAAGAGCAATTGACTAAAGTTGGTGTCGATTTGAAGCAAATTCAGTTTTTCCACTTTGCAACTAACGATGCCTGGTGCCGAGACCATGGCCCTGCATTTTTGGTAAACCGGGAAACCAAAAAGAAGGCAATAGTTGATTGGGGTTATAACGCCTGGGGCGGCAAGTATCCGCCATTTGATTTGGACGATGTTATACCAACAAAAATTGGCAACCATTTTAATTTGCCTGTTTTTAACCCCGGCATTGTGATGGAAGGCGGCTCGGTTGATTTTAACGGTGCCGGTACTTTGTTAACTACCACAGCGTGCCTGCTTAACCCAAACCGCAATCCGCATTTAAACCAGGAGCAAATTGAAAGCTACCTGCACAATTATTACGGTGTTGAGCAAATTTTATGGCTAAACGACGGTATTGTTGGTGATGATACCGACGGGCATATTGACGATATTACACGGTTTGTTAACCACGATACCGTAGTAACCGTTGTTGAAGAAAACAGAGCCGACGAAAACTACCATCTGCTACAGCACAACCTGCAAGCCTTAAAAGCAATGCGGCTGCTTAACGGCAAGCAATTAAATATTGTTGAACTGCCTATGCCTAAACCGGTTGTTTACGATGAGCAGCGTTTACCGGCATCGTACGCTAATTTTTATATTGGCAATGCGGCCGTGGTTATGCCAACTTTTCGTGATGAAAACGATGATAGGGCTTTGCAAATATTAGGCCAGTGTTTCCCCGATAGAAAAGTTGTTGGGATTGACTCAACCGACATTATTTGGGGGCTGGGCAGTTTCCATTGCCTGAGCCAGCAGGAGCCCGAAGTTTAG
- a CDS encoding lysylphosphatidylglycerol synthase transmembrane domain-containing protein yields the protein MTNKDYYHILGVNGDATPDDITQAYHAAIAANNNPDAGEAYQTLIDPEKRREYDENYIGPFDPSDSYLVEDLETITAEKKPKTFKDTLWNITKLLLKIAVTGLLLYYVFSQIHIDQVKTLISQSNPWWMMAAILTFFVSTMVSASRLMSFFKSIGLNIRWQFNLRLYMLGMFYNLFLPGGIGGDGYKIYLLNKNYKMPAKKVFWAILFDRLSGFWAIGLITAVLVIFLPQLKVLHITPVLAWAVFLAATAVYGFVAYKFFKDYTKHFIEAHIKAVGVQSLQVLTILLVMIALHHTEKYAPYLSAFLMSSMAAVIPFSVGGLGFREFIFKYVVAEMFHMNGDLAVVLSLSFYVISGIISLLGVYYVFRTDKLDKDLPAKEKK from the coding sequence ATGACGAACAAAGATTACTACCATATATTAGGCGTAAACGGAGATGCTACACCGGATGATATTACCCAGGCATATCACGCAGCAATTGCCGCTAACAACAACCCCGATGCCGGGGAAGCCTACCAAACACTTATTGACCCCGAAAAACGCCGCGAATACGACGAAAACTATATTGGCCCCTTTGACCCATCGGACTCATACCTTGTAGAAGATTTGGAAACCATAACTGCCGAAAAAAAGCCTAAAACTTTTAAAGATACGCTTTGGAATATAACTAAACTGCTTTTAAAAATAGCCGTTACCGGCCTGCTGCTTTATTATGTATTCAGCCAAATACATATCGATCAGGTTAAAACCCTCATCAGCCAGTCAAATCCCTGGTGGATGATGGCGGCTATATTAACCTTTTTTGTTTCAACCATGGTTTCGGCTTCCAGGTTAATGAGCTTTTTTAAATCGATAGGGTTAAACATACGCTGGCAATTTAACCTGCGCCTTTATATGCTGGGCATGTTTTACAACCTTTTTTTACCGGGCGGTATTGGCGGCGATGGCTATAAAATTTACCTGCTCAATAAAAACTATAAAATGCCCGCAAAAAAGGTTTTCTGGGCCATTTTGTTTGATAGGTTGAGCGGCTTTTGGGCCATAGGTTTAATTACAGCAGTACTGGTTATATTTTTACCGCAGCTAAAGGTATTGCACATAACCCCGGTATTGGCCTGGGCCGTATTTTTGGCGGCAACTGCTGTATATGGCTTTGTAGCATACAAGTTTTTTAAAGATTACACAAAGCATTTTATCGAAGCTCACATCAAGGCTGTCGGCGTACAATCGTTACAGGTGCTAACTATTTTGTTGGTGATGATAGCTTTACACCATACCGAAAAATATGCGCCTTATTTATCGGCATTCCTTATGTCGTCTATGGCGGCGGTAATCCCATTTAGCGTTGGTGGTTTAGGCTTCCGCGAATTCATTTTTAAATATGTTGTTGCCGAAATGTTCCACATGAATGGCGATCTGGCCGTAGTATTGAGTTTATCGTTCTACGTTATTTCGGGCATTATTTCTCTCCTCGGGGTTTACTATGTTTTCCGTACCGATAAACTGGATAAGGATTTACCCGCTAAAGAGAAGAAATAA
- a CDS encoding type II toxin-antitoxin system VapC family toxin yields MIFDTNILIYLSKYLLDPDRILSKQAKDSVSIITKIETLGFNFQKADEHKLLSDLCNELIVIPLSDQIAEETIKLRKGNRIKLPDAIIYATALTQGLPLLTNNIADFKNLGNKVELVNPFSI; encoded by the coding sequence GTGATTTTTGATACTAACATACTCATTTATTTATCCAAATACCTTTTAGACCCCGACCGTATTCTTTCAAAACAAGCCAAAGATTCAGTGTCAATCATCACAAAAATAGAAACACTTGGTTTTAATTTTCAAAAAGCAGATGAACACAAATTATTGTCTGATCTATGTAATGAACTAATCGTCATCCCCTTATCAGATCAGATAGCCGAAGAAACTATTAAACTACGCAAAGGTAACCGTATAAAATTACCTGATGCCATAATTTACGCAACCGCCTTAACACAAGGTCTGCCATTATTAACCAACAACATTGCCGATTTTAAAAATCTTGGCAACAAGGTTGAATTAGTGAATCCATTTTCTATATGA
- a CDS encoding type I phosphomannose isomerase catalytic subunit: MSALYPLKFKTIYKDKIWGGNKINTYLGKDFSPLPNCGETWEISGVKSDVSVVEGGALQGESLADLLEKYQDQLVGKKVYDRFGNIFPLLVKFIDANDWLSIQVHPDDELAKKRHNSFGKTEMWYIIESDPGSTLITGFNQQVDEKLYLEKLNAGHLEDILNKEEANAGDVFFLPAGRVHTIGKGLLLAEVQQTSDITYRIYDFDRVDDKGNKRELHTEEALAAIDYKQYPDYKTRYTPAENEDIHLVSCPYFTTNVMDFTEGTNKDYSNLDSFVIHVCVAGAYTITHQSETYEVKMGECILLPNTVNQIEIKTTTGFKILESYIA, encoded by the coding sequence ATGTCGGCATTATATCCTCTAAAATTTAAAACCATTTACAAAGACAAAATTTGGGGTGGTAACAAAATCAACACTTATTTAGGTAAAGATTTTTCGCCACTGCCTAACTGCGGCGAAACCTGGGAAATATCAGGCGTAAAATCGGATGTTTCGGTGGTAGAGGGTGGTGCTTTACAAGGCGAATCACTGGCTGATCTATTAGAGAAATATCAGGACCAATTGGTTGGTAAAAAGGTCTACGATAGGTTTGGTAATATTTTTCCGTTGTTGGTAAAGTTTATTGATGCTAACGATTGGCTATCAATACAGGTTCACCCGGATGACGAACTGGCTAAAAAGCGCCATAATTCTTTCGGTAAAACCGAGATGTGGTATATTATTGAGTCGGATCCGGGTTCAACGCTTATTACGGGCTTTAACCAGCAGGTTGATGAAAAACTGTACCTGGAAAAACTAAATGCCGGCCATTTAGAAGATATATTGAATAAGGAAGAGGCTAATGCCGGCGATGTTTTCTTTTTACCGGCTGGCCGTGTACACACCATAGGCAAAGGTTTATTGCTGGCCGAAGTGCAGCAAACATCGGACATTACCTATCGGATATACGATTTTGACCGCGTAGATGATAAAGGCAACAAACGCGAATTACATACCGAAGAAGCTTTAGCTGCTATAGATTATAAACAATACCCTGATTATAAAACACGCTACACACCTGCCGAAAACGAGGATATTCATTTGGTAAGCTGCCCATATTTTACCACCAACGTAATGGACTTTACCGAGGGTACAAACAAAGATTACTCCAACCTGGATTCGTTTGTGATACATGTTTGCGTGGCAGGGGCCTATACCATTACTCACCAAAGCGAAACCTATGAAGTTAAAATGGGCGAATGCATTTTGTTGCCCAACACCGTTAACCAAATAGAAATAAAAACAACAACCGGCTTTAAAATTTTAGAAAGTTATATTGCTTAA
- a CDS encoding thymidine kinase: MLFSEDVFRRRSEFGGSIELICGSMFSGKTEELIRRLRRAQIARLNVEIFKPKTDTRYDETAVVSHDLNSIHSTPVENASSILLLGGNTQVVGIDEAQFFDDELPNVCNQLANKGIRVIVAGLDMDFLGKPFGPMPAIMAIAESVTKVHAVCVKCGNPALYSYRLVHNPAKILLGEKETYEPRCRICYHID, translated from the coding sequence ATGCTATTTAGCGAAGATGTTTTTAGGCGCCGCAGCGAATTTGGCGGGAGTATTGAATTGATATGTGGTTCTATGTTTTCGGGCAAAACCGAAGAGTTGATACGCCGCTTACGGAGGGCGCAGATAGCCCGGTTAAACGTAGAAATATTTAAACCTAAAACAGATACCCGGTATGACGAAACTGCTGTGGTTTCGCACGATTTAAATTCTATCCACTCCACCCCGGTTGAAAACGCATCGTCAATTTTACTGTTGGGCGGTAATACCCAGGTAGTTGGTATTGATGAGGCCCAGTTTTTTGATGATGAATTGCCAAATGTGTGTAACCAACTTGCCAACAAGGGCATTAGGGTAATTGTTGCAGGTTTGGATATGGATTTTTTGGGTAAGCCCTTTGGCCCCATGCCCGCCATTATGGCCATTGCCGAATCGGTAACCAAGGTACATGCCGTGTGTGTTAAGTGCGGTAACCCTGCCCTGTATTCATACCGCCTGGTGCATAACCCTGCCAAAATACTATTAGGCGAAAAGGAAACTTACGAACCCCGTTGCCGCATTTGTTACCATATAGATTGA
- a CDS encoding SDR family NAD(P)-dependent oxidoreductase, whose translation MNIIITGASSGVGFEAVLELILSGKHNIIALARSEDKLGRLLEIALGLNPDCVLYPVAFDIVHDDYDSLQQFIASHLDNRVDILINNAGLLINKPFAQLLESDFVEMLQSNYMGHVRIIQALLPLMPAGSHIVNIGSMGGFQGSAKFAGLAAYSASKAALHVLTECLAQELATQQIKVNCLALGSAQTEMLEKAFPGYESPVMAFEMGKYIADFALTGHKFFNGKILPVALSTP comes from the coding sequence ATGAATATCATAATAACCGGTGCCAGTAGCGGGGTGGGCTTTGAAGCCGTTTTAGAATTAATTTTATCGGGCAAGCACAACATTATTGCTTTGGCGCGGTCGGAAGATAAGCTGGGGCGACTACTTGAAATTGCCCTGGGGCTTAACCCGGATTGTGTTTTATACCCCGTAGCCTTTGATATTGTACACGACGATTACGACAGCTTGCAACAGTTTATAGCTTCGCATTTAGATAACCGGGTTGATATATTAATTAATAACGCAGGCCTGCTTATTAATAAACCCTTTGCACAACTTTTAGAAAGCGATTTTGTGGAGATGCTGCAAAGCAATTACATGGGCCATGTGCGCATAATACAAGCATTGCTACCGCTAATGCCCGCAGGCTCACACATTGTTAATATTGGCAGCATGGGTGGCTTTCAGGGAAGTGCTAAGTTTGCGGGTTTGGCCGCATACTCGGCCAGTAAAGCGGCACTGCATGTGTTAACCGAATGCCTTGCCCAGGAACTTGCCACGCAACAAATAAAGGTAAACTGCCTTGCGCTTGGCTCGGCCCAAACCGAGATGCTCGAAAAAGCTTTTCCTGGTTATGAGTCGCCTGTAATGGCATTTGAAATGGGCAAATACATAGCCGATTTTGCCCTTACCGGGCACAAATTTTTTAACGGAAAAATATTGCCCGTTGCTTTAAGTACGCCTTAA
- the rodA gene encoding rod shape-determining protein RodA codes for MNNSPRSFFFNVDWVIVLIYIALCTIGWFNIHAAVYDELHPGILDSMTTDYSKQFIFIIGALLLGGVILLLDSRFFSALTPVFYGVTLFLLVLVLVMGKNVGGNQAWIAIGMFRLQPSEFAKYSTCLLLARYLSGVNIKITELRSFLVAGAIILVPMVLIKMQPDDGSTLVFCSLIFVLYREGLSSKFLILGGIFIALFIFSLLLKPMYVIVGILVICITIILLFRKNKQLVLATSAAIVLSIAFTLAVPFIYQHIIKEHQRVRIDEWLGRASNLKGAGYNVHQSKIAIGSGKLWGKGYLQGTQTRFSFVPEQSTDFIFCTVGEEWGFAGSVVVLGLYVFLILRIIFLAERQRSPFSRIYGYGVACVIFFHVFINIGLTIGAVPVIGIPLPFISYGGSSLWSFTLLLFTLIKLDSNRMGVVG; via the coding sequence ATGAATAATAGCCCGCGCAGTTTCTTTTTTAATGTGGATTGGGTAATTGTGTTAATTTACATTGCATTATGCACAATTGGCTGGTTTAATATTCATGCTGCCGTGTACGACGAATTGCACCCCGGTATATTAGATAGCATGACGACCGATTACTCAAAGCAATTTATTTTTATAATTGGTGCGCTGTTATTAGGTGGCGTTATTTTATTGCTGGATAGCCGTTTTTTTAGCGCGTTAACACCTGTTTTTTATGGCGTAACGTTGTTTTTACTGGTGCTGGTATTAGTTATGGGTAAGAATGTGGGCGGTAACCAGGCCTGGATTGCTATCGGTATGTTTAGGCTACAACCCTCTGAGTTTGCAAAGTACTCTACATGTTTACTGCTTGCGCGATATTTGAGCGGGGTAAACATTAAGATAACCGAACTCAGATCGTTCCTTGTTGCCGGGGCAATTATACTGGTGCCCATGGTATTGATTAAAATGCAGCCAGACGATGGATCGACACTGGTGTTTTGCTCGTTAATATTTGTGCTTTACCGCGAAGGCTTATCATCTAAGTTTTTAATACTCGGCGGTATATTTATAGCCTTGTTTATTTTTAGCTTATTGCTTAAACCCATGTATGTAATTGTTGGCATACTGGTTATTTGCATTACCATAATTTTACTTTTTAGGAAGAATAAGCAACTGGTTTTAGCCACGAGTGCGGCAATTGTTTTATCAATAGCGTTTACCCTGGCCGTGCCTTTTATTTACCAGCATATTATTAAAGAACACCAGCGCGTGCGTATTGACGAATGGCTTGGCCGGGCATCAAACCTAAAAGGTGCCGGTTACAACGTACACCAAAGCAAAATAGCCATTGGATCGGGCAAGTTATGGGGTAAGGGCTATTTACAGGGCACGCAAACCCGCTTTTCGTTTGTGCCCGAGCAAAGTACCGATTTTATTTTTTGTACCGTAGGCGAGGAGTGGGGTTTTGCAGGCTCGGTGGTTGTGTTGGGCCTGTATGTATTTTTAATCCTCCGCATTATTTTCCTTGCGGAACGACAGCGATCGCCATTTTCGCGCATATACGGCTATGGGGTTGCCTGCGTTATATTTTTCCACGTTTTTATCAATATCGGCTTAACCATTGGTGCTGTGCCTGTAATTGGCATCCCGCTACCGTTTATAAGCTATGGTGGATCGTCGTTATGGAGCTTTACTTTGTTGTTGTTTACACTTATCAAGCTGGATTCTAACCGGATGGGCGTAGTGGGATAA
- a CDS encoding carbon-nitrogen hydrolase: MSKVKVGLVQMSCTASKADNLKKAIAKVRETAAGGAQIVCLQELFTSLYFCDVEDHDNFSLAESIPGPSTDELSKVAAELGVVIIASLFEKRAQGVYHNTTAVLDADGTYLGKYRKMHIPDDPGFYEKFYFTPGDLGYKVFKTKFATIGVLICWDQWYPEAARITALMGAEILFYPTAIGWATTQDEATNVEQYNAWQTIQRGHAVANGVHVIGINRVGEEAGVKFWGGSFVSNPFGTILYQASHNDEENIIHELDLDKTDYYRTHWPFLRDRRIDSYQPITKRLIDGD; this comes from the coding sequence ATGTCGAAAGTTAAAGTTGGCCTGGTGCAAATGAGTTGTACGGCAAGCAAGGCAGATAACCTAAAAAAAGCTATTGCAAAGGTGCGCGAAACCGCCGCTGGTGGTGCGCAGATAGTTTGTTTGCAAGAGTTGTTTACCTCGCTCTATTTTTGTGATGTTGAAGACCATGATAATTTTAGTTTGGCCGAGTCTATCCCCGGCCCATCTACCGACGAGCTATCAAAGGTAGCTGCCGAATTGGGTGTGGTTATCATTGCTTCGCTATTTGAAAAACGCGCACAAGGTGTTTATCATAATACCACCGCCGTTTTAGATGCCGATGGTACCTATCTTGGCAAATACCGCAAAATGCATATCCCGGACGACCCCGGTTTTTACGAGAAATTTTACTTTACCCCCGGCGATTTAGGATACAAGGTTTTTAAAACCAAATTTGCCACCATTGGCGTGCTTATTTGCTGGGACCAATGGTACCCCGAAGCAGCACGTATAACAGCATTAATGGGTGCCGAAATATTGTTTTATCCAACTGCAATTGGCTGGGCCACTACTCAGGATGAGGCTACTAATGTAGAGCAATACAACGCCTGGCAAACTATACAACGCGGGCACGCCGTTGCAAACGGTGTACACGTAATAGGTATTAACCGTGTTGGCGAAGAAGCCGGTGTTAAATTTTGGGGTGGCTCGTTTGTATCAAACCCATTTGGTACCATACTTTACCAGGCATCGCACAATGATGAGGAAAACATTATCCACGAACTGGATTTAGATAAAACCGATTACTACCGAACCCACTGGCCATTTTTGCGCGATAGAAGGATAGACTCGTATCAACCTATTACCAAACGCTTAATAGACGGCGACTAA
- a CDS encoding Ig-like domain-containing protein, whose protein sequence is MKHIYLLAFIFCLPLLIEAQPRNVKVVYTEDIDRFWNAYDSVAITSDTAKQVDFIQRLYVDKGTPGLKAFMKARAYNAKLWVALINKYPKFWKSIRANTLSIKNQVPAITKSIANFRKLYPGMRPAKMYFTVGGLRSGGTTNDDMVLVGAEIASADKNTDSSELDDWLKNVFKNQQSSNIVSLNVHEYVHTQQKASDGEFLLAQTIMEGSADFIAELVTLKKNNNAYVVYGRMHEQELKEKFRIEMFSSATGNWLYNGSNSPHPDLGYFIGYAICQAYYQHHADKKQAIKKIIELDYTNEKQIIDFLRQSGYYAEPFNKEELLKKFEKLQPQVVSFTPDINGKEDVSALLTELTINFSEPMGEGYSISLGDDGKEHFPISGVAGFTNDRKSFKLKLSLQSGKTYDFVITGKSFKSQKGYPLQAYTVHFKVK, encoded by the coding sequence ATGAAACACATTTATTTGCTCGCTTTTATTTTTTGTTTACCCCTGTTAATTGAGGCACAACCACGTAATGTAAAGGTAGTATATACCGAGGATATTGACCGGTTTTGGAATGCCTATGATAGTGTTGCAATCACAAGCGACACAGCAAAGCAAGTTGATTTTATTCAACGCCTTTACGTTGACAAAGGCACGCCGGGCCTTAAAGCCTTTATGAAAGCCCGGGCCTATAATGCAAAGCTGTGGGTGGCGTTGATTAATAAGTATCCTAAATTTTGGAAAAGTATTAGGGCTAATACATTAAGTATTAAAAACCAGGTTCCTGCCATTACTAAAAGTATAGCCAATTTTAGGAAGCTGTACCCTGGTATGCGCCCGGCTAAAATGTATTTTACGGTTGGCGGCCTGCGCTCGGGCGGCACCACTAACGATGATATGGTGCTTGTGGGTGCGGAAATTGCATCGGCAGACAAAAATACCGATTCTTCGGAATTAGACGACTGGTTGAAAAACGTTTTTAAAAATCAACAGTCGTCAAACATTGTTAGCCTTAATGTGCATGAGTATGTGCATACACAACAAAAGGCTAGCGACGGGGAGTTTTTGCTTGCGCAAACGATTATGGAAGGTTCGGCTGATTTTATTGCCGAGCTGGTTACCCTAAAGAAGAATAATAACGCCTATGTAGTTTACGGCAGAATGCATGAACAAGAACTCAAAGAGAAGTTTCGCATTGAAATGTTTAGCAGCGCTACAGGCAATTGGTTATATAACGGCTCCAATAGCCCCCATCCAGATCTTGGTTATTTTATAGGTTATGCTATTTGCCAGGCTTACTATCAGCATCATGCCGACAAAAAGCAGGCGATAAAAAAGATAATTGAGTTGGATTACACTAATGAAAAGCAGATTATAGATTTTCTTAGACAGTCTGGATACTATGCAGAGCCTTTTAACAAAGAGGAATTGTTAAAAAAGTTTGAAAAGTTACAGCCGCAAGTAGTAAGCTTTACTCCCGACATTAATGGAAAAGAAGATGTTAGCGCATTACTAACCGAACTCACCATCAACTTTTCTGAGCCAATGGGCGAAGGTTATTCTATTAGTTTAGGTGACGATGGCAAAGAGCATTTTCCTATTTCGGGCGTAGCCGGATTTACAAACGATCGTAAATCATTTAAACTCAAATTATCCTTACAATCTGGAAAAACGTACGATTTTGTAATCACCGGCAAATCATTTAAGTCGCAAAAAGGTTATCCGCTGCAAGCATATACCGTACATTTTAAAGTAAAGTAA
- a CDS encoding aromatic amino acid hydroxylase, with amino-acid sequence MSVFNNFNNPQVAALPKHLKQYIVDQHYEHYTPIDHAIWRYVMRQNYSYLKDVAYYPYIPGLEKAGLTIESIPNLQNMNDALAKIGWGAVTVDGFIPPAAFMEYQAYRVLVIAADIRQLNHIEYTPAPDIIHESAGHAPIIADTEYHQYLSYFGSIGAKAMFSAQDFELYEAIRALSILKEMPDADAKAVKQAEEELAYCQNNMGEPSEMALLSRLHWWTVEYGLIGTLEDPKIYGAGLLSSIGESSSCMLPNIKKLWYTADTVNYPYDITKPQPQLFVTPNFKNLIDVLEQFANTMAFRIGGLYGLQTAIASKNTCTAVYSSGLQVSGTFTEVLEVGGAATFIKTTGPTNLSYHNKQLDGHGKSYHQHGFSSPVGKLRGVNMSLEDMAPRQAGIIVNQQATLTFESGIEVTGVVKNILSQHGKTLLITFENCTVANHVGKILFDPSWGLYDMAVGETITSVFCGAADKDAFEGIVYQPKTSTYHPEYDAKAVELHQLYQQVRNCRQNHSGYHTLPSNWQTLQLEHPTDWLCALEILEILEHEEIYPETAQQIHKFLEQRATNEPELKKLITDGFYLIKHPVEQKLIVH; translated from the coding sequence ATGAGCGTATTTAACAATTTTAATAATCCGCAGGTGGCGGCTTTGCCAAAACACCTTAAACAATACATTGTAGATCAGCATTACGAACACTATACCCCGATAGATCATGCCATTTGGCGCTACGTAATGCGGCAAAATTACAGCTACCTAAAGGATGTTGCTTACTATCCCTACATTCCGGGTTTAGAGAAAGCGGGCCTTACTATCGAGAGCATCCCTAATCTGCAAAACATGAACGACGCCCTTGCAAAAATTGGCTGGGGCGCCGTTACCGTTGATGGTTTTATACCGCCCGCCGCCTTTATGGAATACCAGGCCTACCGCGTGCTGGTAATTGCTGCGGATATAAGGCAACTTAACCATATTGAATACACACCCGCTCCGGATATTATACACGAATCTGCGGGGCATGCGCCCATTATTGCCGATACAGAGTACCATCAGTACTTAAGCTATTTTGGTTCGATAGGTGCTAAGGCTATGTTTTCGGCACAGGATTTTGAGTTGTACGAAGCCATACGCGCCCTCTCTATTTTAAAAGAAATGCCCGATGCTGATGCCAAAGCCGTTAAGCAAGCCGAAGAAGAGCTTGCCTACTGCCAAAACAACATGGGCGAACCATCGGAAATGGCCTTATTAAGCCGCCTGCACTGGTGGACGGTTGAATACGGATTGATAGGCACTTTAGAGGACCCTAAAATATATGGTGCCGGGCTATTGTCTTCCATCGGCGAAAGCTCAAGCTGTATGCTACCCAATATTAAAAAACTGTGGTACACTGCCGATACCGTTAATTATCCATACGATATTACTAAGCCCCAGCCCCAATTATTTGTAACACCCAACTTTAAAAACCTTATTGATGTGCTTGAGCAGTTTGCCAATACAATGGCCTTCCGCATAGGTGGCCTGTATGGTTTGCAAACAGCCATAGCAAGCAAAAACACCTGTACGGCTGTTTATAGTTCGGGCTTGCAGGTATCGGGCACGTTTACAGAAGTTTTGGAGGTTGGCGGTGCAGCTACTTTTATTAAAACTACAGGGCCAACAAACCTTTCGTACCATAACAAACAGTTAGATGGGCATGGCAAAAGCTATCATCAGCACGGCTTTAGTTCGCCGGTTGGCAAGCTAAGGGGGGTTAATATGTCTTTAGAAGATATGGCACCCCGACAGGCCGGAATTATAGTAAACCAACAAGCTACGCTTACTTTTGAAAGCGGAATTGAGGTAACTGGTGTTGTTAAAAACATCCTTAGTCAGCACGGTAAAACCTTGCTCATCACATTTGAAAATTGCACCGTGGCCAACCACGTCGGTAAAATTTTATTCGATCCCTCCTGGGGATTATATGATATGGCCGTTGGCGAAACCATCACATCCGTATTTTGCGGTGCCGCCGATAAAGACGCCTTTGAAGGTATTGTTTACCAACCCAAAACCAGCACCTACCATCCGGAGTACGATGCCAAGGCGGTTGAGTTACACCAACTGTATCAACAGGTGCGCAACTGCCGGCAAAACCATTCGGGGTACCATACTTTGCCATCCAACTGGCAAACACTGCAACTTGAGCATCCAACCGACTGGCTATGCGCTTTAGAAATTTTAGAGATACTGGAGCACGAGGAAATTTATCCCGAAACGGCCCAACAAATACATAAGTTTTTAGAACAACGGGCCACAAACGAGCCCGAATTAAAAAAATTAATAACCGATGGCTTTTACCTCATTAAACACCCGGTAGAACAAAAATTGATAGTTCATTAA